One region of Armigeres subalbatus isolate Guangzhou_Male chromosome 3, GZ_Asu_2, whole genome shotgun sequence genomic DNA includes:
- the LOC134221937 gene encoding U6 snRNA-associated Sm-like protein LSm8, with amino-acid sequence MSGLESYVNTTVSIITADGRNFVGTLKGFDQTINIILDESHERVYSMNAGIEQVVLGLHIIRGDNVAVIGQLDESIDSKLDFSTIRGTPLEPVVH; translated from the coding sequence ATGTCCGGCTTGGAGTCATACGTAAACACCACCGTATCGATCATAACAGCTGACGGACGAAActttgttggcaccctcaaagGATTCGACCAAACCATCAACATAATCCTGGACGAATCGCACGAGCGTGTCTACTCGATGAATGCCGGAATCGAACAGGTTGTCTTGGGCCTGCACATCATCCGCGGGGACAATGTGGCCGTTATTGGGCAGCTCGACGAGAGCATAGATAGTAAATTGGATTTCTCAACGATACGAGGAACGCCACTCGAACCGGTGGTTCACTGA
- the LOC134221936 gene encoding protein OSCP1 isoform X2, protein MTITNLFIILNLGCEMLYVIDQRLKAQAIPLDKSAQVLREITEVLLDPKFLHYISTAYQHNMLTVQQTRILLTDIACCSLMRLDVNSMDKLWDLMIMIFKWQMNLTNKSAQILMDLTFRHLDGIGRLIPEMRKQILIDNVKKSLIEMWEPLCEDDQTIVHRRVYKWLKPYTTKISILIRMGLQKSDANLQDLKNQIEQTESECKSVDLAAKSNEIETLVEQLNVCHTCGEIDESENSTANAESVGPLHGGLNEIVIEHNSDSVTENEKNKDGNELLGSSSEESNLTKFMKKIKIEDSDFVVKQVVETNPHAELLKMFDQNIDL, encoded by the exons ATGACCATTACTAACCTGTTTATAATTCTGAATCTCGGGTGTGAGATGCTGTACGTGATTGATCAGCGTCTGAAGGCTCAGGCAATTCCACTGGATAAATCGGCACAAG TTTTGCGTGAAATCACCGAGGTACTATTGGATCCTAAATTTCTTCATTACATTTCAACTGCCTATCAACACAACATGTTAACGGTACAGCAAACACGGATTCTCCTCACTGACATTGCATGCTGTTCATTGATGCGTCTCGATGTTAATTCTATGGACAAGTTGTGGGATTTGATGATTATGATCTTCAAATGGCAAATGAATCTTACAAATAAAAGTGCACAAATCCTAATGGATCTCACATTTCGTCATCTAGATGGAATTGGTAGACTGATTCCTGAAATGCGCAAACAAATATTGATTGATAATGTCAAAAAATCGCTTATCGAAATGTGGGAACCCTTATGTGAGGATGATCAAACAATTGTTCATCGTCGTGTTTACAAATGGCTGAAACCTTACACTACTAAGATATCAATATTGATCCGAATGGGCCTACAAAAGTCAGATG CAAACCTTCAAGACTTGAAAAATCAAATCGAACAAACTGAAAGCGAATGTAAATCAGTAGATTTAGCAGCAAAAAGTAATGAAATAGAAACACTCGTAGAACAACTAAATGTATGCCATACTTGTGGGGAAATAGATGAATCAGAAAACAGCACAGCAAATGCTGAATCAGTAGGACCTTTACATGGAGGTTTGAACGAAATAGTAATTGAGCATAACTCGGATTCTGTTactgaaaacgaaaaaaataaagaTGGTAATGAGTTACTAGGTTCATCAAGTGAAGAATCTAATTtgacaaaattcatgaaaaaaattaagattGAAGACAGTGATTTTGTAGTAAAACAAGTAGTTGAAACAAACCCACACGCGGAATTGCTCAAAATGTTCGATCAGAATATTGATTTGTAA
- the LOC134221936 gene encoding protein OSCP1 isoform X1, translating into MTITNLFIILNLGCEMLYVIDQRLKAQAIPLDKSAQVLREITEVLLDPKFLHYISTAYQHNMLTVQQTRILLTDIACCSLMRLDVNSMDKLWDLMIMIFKWQMNLTNKSAQILMDLTFRHLDGIGRLIPEMRKQILIDNVKKSLIEMWEPLCEDDQTIVHRRVYKWLKPYTTKISILIRMGLQKSDGEFETSVQNNIFYNYYIHNIGENIYSKTANLQDLKNQIEQTESECKSVDLAAKSNEIETLVEQLNVCHTCGEIDESENSTANAESVGPLHGGLNEIVIEHNSDSVTENEKNKDGNELLGSSSEESNLTKFMKKIKIEDSDFVVKQVVETNPHAELLKMFDQNIDL; encoded by the exons ATGACCATTACTAACCTGTTTATAATTCTGAATCTCGGGTGTGAGATGCTGTACGTGATTGATCAGCGTCTGAAGGCTCAGGCAATTCCACTGGATAAATCGGCACAAG TTTTGCGTGAAATCACCGAGGTACTATTGGATCCTAAATTTCTTCATTACATTTCAACTGCCTATCAACACAACATGTTAACGGTACAGCAAACACGGATTCTCCTCACTGACATTGCATGCTGTTCATTGATGCGTCTCGATGTTAATTCTATGGACAAGTTGTGGGATTTGATGATTATGATCTTCAAATGGCAAATGAATCTTACAAATAAAAGTGCACAAATCCTAATGGATCTCACATTTCGTCATCTAGATGGAATTGGTAGACTGATTCCTGAAATGCGCAAACAAATATTGATTGATAATGTCAAAAAATCGCTTATCGAAATGTGGGAACCCTTATGTGAGGATGATCAAACAATTGTTCATCGTCGTGTTTACAAATGGCTGAAACCTTACACTACTAAGATATCAATATTGATCCGAATGGGCCTACAAAAGTCAGATGGTGAGTTTGAAACATCTGTGCAGAATAATATATTCTATAATTATTACATTCATAATATTGGCGAAAACATATACTCAAAAACAGCAAACCTTCAAGACTTGAAAAATCAAATCGAACAAACTGAAAGCGAATGTAAATCAGTAGATTTAGCAGCAAAAAGTAATGAAATAGAAACACTCGTAGAACAACTAAATGTATGCCATACTTGTGGGGAAATAGATGAATCAGAAAACAGCACAGCAAATGCTGAATCAGTAGGACCTTTACATGGAGGTTTGAACGAAATAGTAATTGAGCATAACTCGGATTCTGTTactgaaaacgaaaaaaataaagaTGGTAATGAGTTACTAGGTTCATCAAGTGAAGAATCTAATTtgacaaaattcatgaaaaaaattaagattGAAGACAGTGATTTTGTAGTAAAACAAGTAGTTGAAACAAACCCACACGCGGAATTGCTCAAAATGTTCGATCAGAATATTGATTTGTAA